From Aminivibrio sp., a single genomic window includes:
- a CDS encoding lactate racemase domain-containing protein yields the protein MKTKLKWGREDIFLSIPDKNVLAVLEPSGGEPVADLAAEVAGLVKRPTAGPSLEEIVSTHKPETAAIIVNDMTRSTPTAEMLPPLLEELERLGVPSSGIAIVVATGTHRPMSDDETRQTVGDAVFSKYRVENHDCDSPDLVDMGTLSTGNRLMINRTVAEADLRLAIGEVLLHYYAGFAGGRKSILPGVAGRETVMTNHRMMTAPGVGIGVVDGNVL from the coding sequence GTGAAAACGAAACTGAAATGGGGAAGGGAGGATATCTTCCTTTCCATCCCCGACAAAAACGTTCTGGCGGTGCTCGAACCCTCCGGTGGGGAGCCCGTGGCCGACCTGGCCGCCGAGGTTGCCGGGCTTGTGAAGCGCCCCACGGCGGGGCCGTCCCTGGAGGAAATCGTCTCCACCCATAAACCGGAGACGGCGGCTATCATCGTCAACGACATGACCCGGTCAACCCCCACGGCCGAGATGCTTCCTCCCCTGCTGGAGGAGCTGGAGCGGCTGGGTGTCCCCTCCTCGGGGATCGCCATAGTGGTGGCCACGGGAACCCACCGTCCCATGAGCGACGACGAAACGAGGCAGACCGTCGGGGATGCCGTCTTTTCCAAATACCGGGTGGAGAACCACGACTGCGATTCCCCCGATCTCGTGGACATGGGAACCCTCTCCACCGGCAACCGGCTGATGATCAACAGGACCGTGGCAGAGGCCGATCTCAGGCTCGCCATCGGCGAAGTGCTCCTGCACTACTATGCCGGGTTCGCGGGAGGGCGGAAAAGCATCCTGCCCGGAGTGGCGGGCCGGGAAACCGTCATGACGAACCACCGTATGATGACAGCCCCGGGGGTGGGCATCGGCGTGGTGGACGGCAACGTCCTCA
- a CDS encoding TRAP transporter permease has product MTDQNVKLNENQEPAVDVISEEEAEKVLEKADAESRFRKYSGKWAAVITVIAFAMSLFHLYTSGFGTLMAMKQRSVHLAFLVLLTFLLYPGSKRAPRERPSVIDYIWLALSLSSSLYILFAFDAFSIRGTAITPDYVMGTVLIVCILEATRRTVGKELMILSMLFLAYGYWGEYIPGVLGHTGFTFRRIVYQLFLSSEGIFGISLGVSSTYIFLFILFGAFLTETGMGRFIKDLAMSLAGRTIGGEAKVSIVASGLMGMINGSAVGNVAATGTFTIPLMTGAGFKPVFASAVVAVAGTGGMIMPPVMGAASFIMAEFLGVHYAKIMLAAAIPAVLYYLAEYAVIHIEAVKMGMKPIPREEIIPIRKVMRERGHLLVPIIVIVYLLLIGRTPLYAAFYGIIASVGVSFITKETRLTWKSFLKAMESGARQSVGVGIACAVVGNIIGITNLTGLGLVLGDNIVSLAGGSILITTFLTMIVCVILGMGLPTTACYIVTATIAAPALVKLGVNPLAAHMFSYYFACLSNLTPPVAIASYGAAGLSGQSPSAVGWTGFRISLAGFLIPFTFIYNPDLLLVGGDYLSIALSTVTSLVGVIALAASLQNYLYVPMNVLQRLGMFVGSLLLIFPGAVTDAAGVALAAGVFLWQRSQRNAAGSGRGLPR; this is encoded by the coding sequence GTGACTGATCAGAACGTTAAACTCAACGAGAATCAAGAACCGGCTGTTGACGTAATTTCGGAAGAAGAAGCGGAGAAGGTCCTCGAAAAAGCGGACGCGGAATCCCGGTTCCGGAAATATTCGGGAAAGTGGGCGGCGGTCATAACGGTCATCGCCTTTGCCATGTCCCTGTTCCACCTCTACACCTCGGGCTTCGGGACACTGATGGCCATGAAGCAGCGGAGCGTCCACCTTGCCTTCCTCGTGCTCCTGACCTTCCTTCTGTACCCCGGGTCGAAGCGGGCTCCCAGGGAACGGCCTTCGGTGATTGACTACATCTGGCTCGCCCTTTCCCTGTCGTCGAGCCTGTACATCCTCTTCGCCTTCGACGCCTTCAGCATCCGGGGAACCGCCATAACACCGGACTACGTCATGGGCACCGTCCTCATCGTCTGCATCCTCGAGGCGACGAGGCGGACCGTGGGCAAGGAGCTGATGATTCTTTCCATGCTCTTCCTCGCCTACGGCTACTGGGGGGAATACATTCCCGGCGTCCTCGGGCACACCGGGTTCACCTTCCGGCGCATCGTGTACCAGCTTTTCCTCTCCTCCGAGGGTATTTTCGGCATCTCCCTCGGCGTGTCGTCCACCTACATTTTTCTCTTCATCCTCTTCGGTGCCTTCCTCACCGAGACGGGCATGGGACGGTTCATCAAGGACCTCGCCATGTCACTGGCGGGAAGGACCATCGGCGGCGAGGCCAAGGTATCCATCGTGGCCAGCGGCCTCATGGGGATGATCAACGGAAGCGCCGTGGGCAACGTGGCGGCCACCGGAACCTTCACCATTCCCCTCATGACCGGCGCCGGCTTCAAGCCCGTCTTCGCATCTGCTGTCGTCGCCGTGGCGGGAACGGGAGGCATGATCATGCCCCCCGTCATGGGCGCGGCGTCCTTCATCATGGCCGAGTTTCTCGGGGTCCACTATGCCAAGATCATGCTGGCTGCGGCCATCCCGGCGGTGCTCTACTACCTTGCCGAGTACGCCGTCATCCACATCGAGGCCGTCAAGATGGGCATGAAGCCCATCCCCAGGGAAGAGATCATCCCCATCAGAAAGGTCATGAGGGAGCGGGGACACCTGCTCGTTCCCATCATCGTCATCGTGTACCTCCTGCTCATCGGCCGGACACCTCTTTATGCGGCTTTCTACGGCATTATCGCCTCGGTGGGCGTGAGCTTCATCACGAAGGAAACGCGGCTTACCTGGAAGTCCTTCCTCAAGGCAATGGAATCGGGCGCCCGGCAGAGCGTGGGCGTGGGCATCGCCTGCGCCGTGGTGGGCAACATCATCGGCATCACCAACCTCACCGGCCTGGGGCTCGTCCTGGGCGACAACATCGTCTCCCTCGCGGGAGGCAGCATCCTCATCACCACCTTCCTCACCATGATCGTCTGCGTCATCCTGGGCATGGGGCTTCCCACGACGGCCTGCTACATCGTCACCGCCACCATCGCGGCCCCCGCCCTTGTGAAGCTCGGTGTGAACCCCCTGGCGGCCCACATGTTCTCCTACTACTTCGCCTGCCTTTCCAACCTGACGCCTCCCGTGGCCATCGCATCCTACGGAGCGGCGGGCCTGTCGGGGCAGAGCCCGTCGGCAGTGGGCTGGACGGGATTCCGGATTTCCCTCGCGGGATTTCTCATCCCCTTCACCTTCATCTACAATCCGGACCTGCTGCTCGTGGGAGGGGATTACTTGTCCATCGCCCTGTCTACCGTGACGAGCCTGGTGGGCGTCATCGCCCTCGCGGCATCACTGCAGAATTATCTCTATGTGCCGATGAACGTCCTCCAGAGGCTCGGCATGTTTGTCGGCTCGCTGCTGCTCATTTTCCCCGGCGCCGTGACGGACGCGGCAGGAGTTGCCCTTGCGGCGGGCGTGTTCCTCTGGCAGAGGTCCCAGCGAAATGCCGCCGGTTCCGGTCGTGGGCTGCCCCGCTGA